The window AGGCCAGTCGTACGCGCAGTTCCAAGTCCGCGGCGGAAGCGTTGGCGCCGAGCAGGCACCAGACGGCGCACGCCCACCATCCTCCCTGAAGCGTCCAGCGCAGCGGGAGCCGATCCGAAAGCGATGTACGCGGACGTCCTTGTCCGGTCATCCTGCCCAGCAATTCGATGGGGTTGGCCGTAAAACGCGCTGGGAACTCATTTCCCAAGAGCGGCCGGATTATATCCCTATCGCCGCTCAGAGCCTACATCGCTCCCTCGCTCCAAAACCTGCGGGAGGCGTCTCCGACGCCGATTTAACGTTCACAAACCTAGCCGCGTCCAATGCGCCACCTAAGAAGACTGCCTAAAACTCCCCAAGCCCGTAGTCTTCGCGGGCAAGGTTCTCGAACCTCGTGTAGTCCTGCAACCAGGCCAGCTTGATATCGCCGATGGGGCCGTTGCGCTGCTTGGCGATGATGATCTGGGCCTCGCCCGCGAGCCGCGCTTTATCTTCTTCGTTGGTGGCGTAGTACTCCTCGCGGTGGACGAACATCACCACGTCGGCGTCCTGCTCGATGGCCCCGGACTCGCGCAAGTGACTGAGCCGTGGGATATTCTCTTTCGAGGATTCCGTTTGCCGGTTTAATTGTGCCAAGCAGAGTACCGGAATCGACAGCTCCCGCGCCAATCCCTTCAATCGCCGCGCGATCTTTGCCACCTGCTCCTGCCGCGGGTCTTTGGGGTTATCCGGCTCGATCAATTGCAAGTAATCGATCACCACGAGCCCCAGCTTCTCGCGCCGTTTGAGCCGCCGGGCCGTGGCCGCGATTTCGGTCATCGTGCGATTGGGAGCGTCGTCGATGAACAACGGCATCTTGCTCATCTCGGCGAAGGTCTCGACCAGTTTTCGCCGATCGCCAGGCGAAATGAAGCCGTTACGCAATTTGTGGCCGTTGATGCGCCCCCGCGCGCAGAGCATGCGTTCCGCGAGCTCCAGGCGCGACATTTCCAAACTAACCACGAGCGTGGCCAGGCCTTCGCGCGCGACGTTGTCCGCGATGTTCGTCGCCAGCGCCGTTTTGCCCATACTCGGTCGCGCGGCGAGGATCACCAACTCCGAGTTATGCAGCCCGCCGGTCTGCTGATCGAGGTCCCCGTAACCCGTGGAGATGCCGCCGATGCCAGCGCCGCGTTCCAGCCGCGCGTCGATCCGATCGAGCGCCGCGTGCAGCACGTCCGCCATGGGCGTGGCCTCGCCGCCGCCGCCGCCGCGCTCCAGGATGCCGAAGATCTTCTCTTCCGCACGGCTGAGCATCTGTCGCCCTTCGATCGATTCGTCGAAGGCGTCGCGAAGGATTTCCGTGCTGGCATGAATCAGCGAGCGCAGAGTTGCTTTGTCGCGGACGATCTGCGCGTAGTAGACCGCGTTCGCCGCGTGCGGCACCGACTCGGCGACTTCCATCAAGTAAGCGACGCCGCCGATGAAATCGAGATCGCCGCTCTTGCGCAACCGTTCGTGCAGCAGCGTGCTGTCGATCCGCAGCCCGTCGTTGTGCATGCCGAGCACGTGCTCGAACAGCTTGCGATTGGCGT of the Planctomycetia bacterium genome contains:
- the dnaB gene encoding replicative DNA helicase; this translates as MAAFQRVDEVTSTRRNGSDVLDRLPPQNLEAERGAIGSILYDPDMCDEVSLVVRPEDFYSDANRKLFEHVLGMHNDGLRIDSTLLHERLRKSGDLDFIGGVAYLMEVAESVPHAANAVYYAQIVRDKATLRSLIHASTEILRDAFDESIEGRQMLSRAEEKIFGILERGGGGGEATPMADVLHAALDRIDARLERGAGIGGISTGYGDLDQQTGGLHNSELVILAARPSMGKTALATNIADNVAREGLATLVVSLEMSRLELAERMLCARGRINGHKLRNGFISPGDRRKLVETFAEMSKMPLFIDDAPNRTMTEIAATARRLKRREKLGLVVIDYLQLIEPDNPKDPRQEQVAKIARRLKGLARELSIPVLCLAQLNRQTESSKENIPRLSHLRESGAIEQDADVVMFVHREEYYATNEEDKARLAGEAQIIIAKQRNGPIGDIKLAWLQDYTRFENLAREDYGLGEF